From a single Lentisphaera profundi genomic region:
- a CDS encoding OmpH family outer membrane protein, translated as MKKIFLLALILSAPLVQALEIVTVDMNKVFENYYRTLIENKKLAKEKDITQSRLKEMQAQVYKLQTDYQTLMRESMNPALSEGAQTQKKQDAEAKATEGQSTIKNLKFFQQNLQKEAVAKRRSITEELTKDIKKVITKYANDNAIDLVIDSSGKSVNGINLIIHSNPSLAITEKILATVNKGHEDFVKKIQDDKKSETKK; from the coding sequence ATGAAAAAAATCTTCCTCCTTGCTTTAATTCTCTCTGCACCACTCGTTCAAGCCCTAGAAATTGTCACTGTAGACATGAATAAAGTATTCGAAAACTACTACCGAACTTTAATCGAAAATAAAAAGCTAGCTAAAGAAAAAGATATCACCCAATCTCGTTTAAAAGAGATGCAAGCACAAGTCTATAAATTACAGACTGACTACCAAACGCTTATGCGTGAATCCATGAACCCCGCATTAAGCGAAGGTGCTCAGACTCAAAAAAAGCAAGATGCTGAAGCGAAAGCAACTGAAGGCCAATCCACAATCAAAAACCTTAAATTCTTCCAGCAAAACCTACAAAAAGAAGCGGTAGCTAAACGACGCAGCATCACTGAAGAGCTCACTAAAGATATTAAAAAAGTAATCACTAAATATGCAAATGATAACGCCATCGATTTAGTTATTGATTCATCAGGAAAATCTGTGAACGGCATCAACCTTATTATTCACAGCAATCCTTCTTTAGCGATAACAGAAAAGATCCTCGCAACAGTAAACAAAGGCCACGAAGACTTCGTTAAAAAAATCCAAGACGACAAAAAATCTGAAACGAAAAAATAA
- the lpxD gene encoding UDP-3-O-(3-hydroxymyristoyl)glucosamine N-acyltransferase: MKALKLSQILAISEGTANRDSDVIINEVSSLIDGNNHSISFLGNRRYISQIKDSKAGIILVDNDFDTAGFDRLFVSCEDPSASFTKIADHFAPPIIEYTPGIDSTAHIGQNTTIGENVYIGPGAIIMDGASIDDNSVICANAYVGHHVTIGAYSILYPNSAVRERCEVGQRVILHSSCVIGSDGFGFIPGKDGHKKIPQVGIVQLQDDVEVGSCTTIDRARFGKTIIGEGTKLDNLIQIGHNVIIGKHCFIVSLVAIAGSVQIGNFVTIAGQAGISGHLQIGDGCTIMGKAGVTRDLKPGEVVMGMPATSRREFIADRIQLRKISKLEKRLKELEDKFK, translated from the coding sequence ATGAAAGCCTTAAAGCTCAGTCAAATCCTAGCCATAAGTGAGGGCACAGCTAACAGGGATAGTGATGTCATTATCAATGAAGTCAGTTCATTAATTGATGGTAACAATCACTCCATTTCTTTCCTTGGTAACAGAAGGTATATCTCTCAGATCAAAGATTCTAAAGCCGGGATTATACTGGTTGACAATGACTTTGATACTGCAGGATTTGATCGACTCTTTGTATCATGTGAAGATCCCTCTGCTTCTTTCACCAAAATAGCCGACCATTTTGCTCCACCCATAATTGAATATACTCCTGGAATTGACTCCACTGCGCACATAGGACAAAACACCACTATCGGCGAAAATGTCTATATCGGCCCTGGCGCCATCATCATGGATGGCGCTTCGATTGACGACAATTCAGTCATCTGCGCCAATGCATATGTGGGACACCATGTGACCATAGGAGCTTATTCAATCCTCTATCCTAACTCAGCTGTTCGAGAACGCTGCGAAGTAGGACAAAGAGTCATTTTACATAGCTCATGCGTCATTGGCTCTGATGGATTTGGTTTTATACCCGGTAAAGATGGTCATAAGAAAATTCCACAAGTCGGCATCGTCCAGTTACAAGATGATGTAGAAGTCGGCTCATGCACTACAATTGACCGCGCTCGTTTTGGTAAAACCATAATTGGCGAAGGTACAAAACTTGATAACCTCATACAAATTGGTCACAATGTCATCATTGGTAAGCATTGCTTTATTGTATCTCTAGTTGCCATCGCAGGCAGTGTACAAATTGGAAACTTTGTTACGATTGCTGGGCAAGCAGGTATTAGTGGCCATCTACAAATTGGCGACGGCTGTACCATCATGGGTAAAGCAGGTGTCACCAGAGACCTCAAGCCCGGCGAAGTTGTCATGGGAATGCCCGCGACATCTAGAAGGGAATTCATTGCCGACAGAATTCAACTGCGGAAAATCTCTAAGCTTGAGAAACGTTTAAAAGAACTCGAAGATAAATTCAAGTAA
- a CDS encoding CPBP family intramembrane glutamic endopeptidase, giving the protein MNEDRKKIWALTIYIVGIFIIGSLICPLLWNIIHSSPLQNIDSIGKASFGKVCNRAFMLVAFIGLWPLSKQLNCTRKDDFGLAIPRKKFWKEFGSGFLLGAITLLCLSLFFYFIELRTLKSGPVIPRLLKSVQKGIITGVAVGLIEEIFFRGILTRALSRISPLISAILISSTVYAAVHFIRGDSSTDYAIIHWYSGFTYLKSAFSLYSDPRFIGSFLTLVTVGIFLAWLTLKRGNIALCAGIHAGWVCIIKGTSHATRTDKESPYYYLVGNYDKFTGYAAFIWLSIICLCTWFYLEKKQRKGA; this is encoded by the coding sequence ATGAATGAAGACCGTAAAAAAATATGGGCTCTGACTATATACATAGTTGGCATTTTCATCATCGGCAGTTTGATTTGTCCACTTTTATGGAACATAATCCATTCAAGCCCTCTTCAAAATATCGACTCCATCGGCAAGGCCTCTTTTGGCAAAGTTTGTAACCGCGCCTTTATGCTTGTCGCCTTCATTGGATTATGGCCGCTAAGCAAGCAATTAAACTGCACTCGCAAAGACGATTTTGGCTTAGCCATCCCAAGAAAAAAATTCTGGAAGGAATTCGGCTCGGGTTTTCTACTAGGCGCCATCACTCTTTTGTGCTTAAGTCTTTTCTTTTATTTTATTGAATTGAGAACGCTTAAAAGTGGCCCTGTTATCCCAAGATTACTCAAGAGCGTACAAAAAGGGATTATTACTGGTGTGGCAGTTGGCTTAATCGAGGAGATATTTTTCCGAGGCATCTTAACCCGCGCGCTTTCACGTATAAGCCCTCTCATTAGCGCCATCCTTATTAGTTCAACCGTCTATGCTGCCGTCCATTTTATTCGTGGTGACTCCAGTACCGATTACGCAATCATACATTGGTACAGCGGTTTCACTTATTTAAAAAGCGCCTTTAGCTTATATAGCGACCCTCGCTTCATCGGCTCTTTTTTAACTCTAGTCACTGTAGGTATTTTCTTAGCTTGGCTCACCTTAAAACGAGGAAATATTGCCTTGTGTGCCGGAATTCACGCTGGTTGGGTCTGCATTATCAAAGGCACATCCCACGCGACTCGGACAGACAAAGAGTCTCCCTATTATTACTTAGTTGGCAACTATGATAAATTCACTGGTTACGCTGCCTTCATCTGGCTAAGTATCATCTGTCTTTGTACATGGTTTTACTTAGAAAAAAAACAGCGCAAAGGTGCTTAA
- a CDS encoding ComF family protein, translated as MLKYIYPDICFACKKQYSKDKPLCSACTQRITPIELKHTCTLCHAQLDTATQLCSSCLQHPPAWQQSSSAFEFQGLGRELLLRFKYSRHLYLLPFLSQQIEISFQEAQLPEPDIITYVPMHPFKKLYRGWNQSELIAREFAKYHPQAECLSLLKRNHLGKAQASKARRERLKSVKDLFSIKKRDKIKDRSILLIDDILTTGATLDACCKALQKEMPKEISILTIARG; from the coding sequence GTGCTTAAGTACATCTACCCAGACATTTGCTTTGCCTGTAAAAAGCAATATTCTAAAGACAAACCTCTTTGCTCGGCCTGTACACAAAGAATCACCCCTATTGAGTTAAAACACACTTGCACACTCTGCCATGCTCAGCTAGATACCGCCACCCAATTATGCTCTTCCTGTTTGCAGCATCCTCCTGCTTGGCAACAATCATCCTCTGCCTTTGAGTTCCAAGGACTCGGCAGGGAATTATTGCTACGATTTAAATACTCACGGCACCTTTACCTACTGCCTTTTCTAAGCCAACAAATAGAAATCAGCTTTCAAGAAGCGCAACTACCCGAACCTGACATCATTACCTACGTCCCCATGCATCCTTTCAAAAAACTCTACCGAGGATGGAACCAAAGCGAACTCATTGCTAGAGAATTCGCCAAATATCACCCTCAGGCTGAATGCCTATCGCTTTTAAAACGAAACCACTTAGGTAAAGCACAAGCCTCTAAAGCCAGGCGAGAGAGACTTAAGTCAGTAAAAGATCTTTTCTCTATCAAAAAAAGAGACAAGATAAAAGATCGAAGTATATTGCTTATAGATGATATATTAACAACTGGAGCCACTCTCGACGCCTGTTGCAAAGCTTTGCAAAAAGAAATGCCGAAAGAGATCTCCATATTAACGATTGCAAGAGGATAG
- the accD gene encoding acetyl-CoA carboxylase, carboxyltransferase subunit beta yields the protein MPIFGKTKFSTVNYDKTTPTAAMPSMEDSENPQEGFTKCRSCKSPILIEELEANHSICPKCDFHCPLRAMDRINSLMTDFEEIDANMHSINFLGFAGYDKTLKSKQAALDTKDAVICGFGKIKNQKAAIVVMDFKFMGGSLGSVVGEKITRLVEAATEKRLPVILVTASGGARMQEGCVSLMQMAKTSGALARLSNSELPLICLLTNPTYGGVTASFASLGDIILSEPNALIGFAGARVIETTIKAELPENFQTAEFLVDHGLVDRIIHREQLKDELALILDYVSGKCK from the coding sequence ATGCCTATTTTCGGAAAAACTAAATTTTCTACTGTCAACTATGACAAGACTACACCTACCGCCGCGATGCCTTCTATGGAAGACAGCGAAAACCCTCAAGAAGGTTTTACTAAATGCCGTAGCTGTAAAAGCCCCATTCTTATTGAAGAACTAGAAGCGAACCATTCAATCTGCCCGAAGTGCGACTTTCATTGTCCTCTCCGTGCAATGGATAGAATTAATTCTCTGATGACTGATTTCGAAGAAATTGATGCCAATATGCACTCAATTAATTTTCTTGGATTCGCAGGCTATGATAAAACACTCAAGTCTAAACAAGCAGCTTTAGACACGAAAGACGCCGTTATTTGCGGCTTTGGCAAAATCAAAAATCAGAAAGCTGCCATTGTTGTCATGGATTTCAAATTCATGGGCGGGAGTCTCGGCTCAGTCGTTGGTGAAAAAATCACTCGCTTAGTTGAAGCGGCTACTGAAAAGCGCCTTCCTGTAATCTTAGTAACTGCCTCTGGTGGTGCGCGTATGCAAGAAGGCTGTGTCAGCTTGATGCAAATGGCAAAAACTAGCGGTGCTCTGGCAAGATTATCGAATAGTGAACTCCCACTAATCTGCTTATTGACTAATCCAACATACGGTGGCGTCACTGCAAGCTTTGCTTCACTCGGGGATATCATACTTTCTGAGCCAAATGCACTCATTGGTTTTGCAGGTGCTCGAGTCATCGAAACGACGATCAAAGCTGAGCTTCCCGAGAACTTCCAAACTGCGGAATTCCTTGTAGACCATGGCCTTGTAGATCGCATCATTCATAGAGAGCAGCTGAAGGATGAATTAGCTTTAATTCTCGACTACGTATCAGGCAAATGCAAGTAA
- the dnaX gene encoding DNA polymerase III subunit gamma/tau yields the protein MTYQVLARKWRPQTFDDLAGQDHITATLTNAIRNERVGHAYIFVGTRGIGKTTSARIFAKALNCENPRADLNPCGECTNCVDITKGSSIDVIEIDGASNNSVDDIRQIREGAQYTPARCPYKIFIIDEVHMLSNAAWNALLKTLEEPPPHIKFLFATTEVHRVLPTILSRCQRLELKPIPRNVIAGRLKHICNTENVSIEDSAINAISRTANGGMRDGLSILDQMISFCAGNETISEQDVIDVFGMSSSNELNLIASAILRNQAAALIEAIDTLAKAARNMEQLYSELFQLFRDVMIILESPHKASIILDLEDIEIQQLHSLAQNANNKILQRLLNGFLDYDGKIRHTLNKRTYLEVTLLRIMKDAHSLRVEDLLKHIQSLRKKGNLQDLDGELPPVELAQKKNDFVEARPLQALSNAETLSIVKKPIIDTKVEAAADTVSDTSNISESSSSDTQNDYYEEELTKTPEEIVSDITESADTTLSTLEASSAEIAPNTEDSPIDQFQASPEDSSTSSEEPHSNSLILEQMLAETTAEQDSAIAQGETMLIDEQSQSKLSDILLTANQDDQRNIETDIQQAEVAEVAEVAEVAEVAEVAEVAEVAEVAEVAEVAEVAEVAEVAEVAEVAEVAEVAEVAEVAEVAEELIPLDMTNPSPITDTLLDLNSETITPEVQQDVQQDVQQDVQLNPPSSNPSTESSSELNTNNNDAVNPREDQELTRHIFDESEISLYLKADYTKRPYAKGLSHTAPKSDLLGLGLERFRLADLSAPNDKKNATVAKNSLAIRLEKIHQHLPQSKVVGTEQAPDHKKTTPIIEVKEIPPPDCWFELLTGLKEQNRSILEQCKPIYEAGTSFIIQASQDTLSNIKEKNGFYEFIQKKLSVLTGENELKLHLVNSSPTATDNPDSNTYSNPVVDRYQEFFSASILSIKDTK from the coding sequence ATGACATATCAAGTTTTAGCACGTAAATGGCGTCCACAAACTTTTGATGATTTGGCCGGCCAGGATCATATTACAGCAACTCTCACAAATGCCATCAGAAATGAACGCGTTGGACATGCTTATATTTTTGTCGGCACCAGAGGCATCGGGAAAACAACTTCAGCACGCATATTTGCAAAAGCCTTAAATTGCGAAAATCCCAGAGCCGATCTCAACCCCTGTGGCGAATGTACCAACTGTGTGGATATCACCAAAGGCTCAAGTATTGATGTCATTGAAATTGATGGCGCTTCTAACAATAGCGTAGATGATATCAGACAAATTCGCGAAGGTGCTCAATACACCCCTGCTCGCTGCCCCTATAAAATATTTATCATTGATGAAGTTCACATGCTTTCAAACGCAGCGTGGAATGCTTTACTAAAAACTCTAGAAGAGCCCCCACCACATATTAAATTTCTTTTTGCAACTACGGAAGTCCATCGCGTCCTTCCCACAATTTTATCACGTTGCCAACGTCTAGAGCTCAAACCTATTCCCCGAAATGTTATTGCAGGCCGGCTCAAGCACATCTGCAACACAGAAAATGTCTCCATCGAAGATTCCGCAATCAACGCCATCTCACGTACAGCAAATGGTGGCATGCGTGATGGCCTAAGTATCCTAGATCAAATGATTTCTTTCTGCGCTGGTAATGAGACCATTTCTGAACAAGATGTTATTGATGTTTTTGGCATGAGCTCATCTAATGAACTCAATCTCATAGCATCGGCAATTTTACGCAACCAAGCAGCTGCATTAATTGAAGCCATCGACACTCTTGCCAAAGCTGCACGTAACATGGAGCAACTTTACTCCGAGCTCTTCCAACTCTTCCGCGATGTGATGATCATTTTGGAATCCCCACATAAAGCAAGTATCATCTTAGATCTTGAAGATATCGAGATCCAACAGCTGCATTCTTTAGCTCAGAACGCCAATAACAAAATTTTACAGCGACTCCTAAATGGCTTCCTCGATTACGACGGCAAAATCCGCCATACATTAAATAAGCGTACATATTTAGAAGTAACTCTTTTGCGCATCATGAAAGATGCTCATTCACTACGTGTTGAAGACTTATTAAAGCACATTCAAAGCCTTCGCAAAAAAGGTAATCTTCAAGATTTAGATGGCGAACTGCCCCCAGTTGAGCTAGCACAAAAAAAAAATGATTTTGTAGAGGCTCGACCCCTACAAGCTTTGAGCAATGCTGAAACACTCTCCATCGTAAAAAAACCAATTATCGACACCAAAGTTGAAGCCGCCGCAGACACAGTCTCTGACACCAGCAACATTAGTGAGAGCAGCTCAAGCGACACCCAAAATGATTACTACGAAGAAGAGCTCACCAAGACTCCCGAAGAAATAGTTTCTGACATCACAGAATCAGCTGATACCACGCTATCGACTCTTGAGGCTTCGAGTGCAGAGATAGCTCCAAATACCGAAGATTCTCCCATTGATCAGTTCCAAGCTAGCCCCGAAGATTCTTCGACAAGCAGCGAGGAGCCTCATTCCAACAGTCTCATACTCGAACAAATGTTAGCCGAGACGACTGCAGAGCAAGACAGCGCGATAGCTCAAGGTGAAACTATGCTTATAGATGAGCAAAGCCAAAGTAAGCTCTCGGATATTTTACTTACAGCTAATCAGGATGATCAACGCAATATTGAAACTGATATTCAGCAAGCCGAAGTTGCCGAAGTTGCCGAAGTTGCCGAAGTTGCCGAAGTTGCCGAAGTTGCCGAAGTTGCCGAAGTTGCCGAAGTTGCCGAAGTTGCCGAAGTTGCCGAAGTTGCCGAAGTTGCCGAAGTTGCCGAAGTTGCCGAAGTTGCCGAAGTTGCCGAAGTTGCCGAAGTTGCCGAAGTTGCCGAAGTTGCCGAAGAACTAATCCCTCTAGATATGACTAATCCAAGTCCTATAACTGACACTTTGCTTGATTTAAATAGTGAAACCATCACCCCAGAAGTTCAGCAAGATGTTCAGCAAGATGTTCAGCAAGATGTTCAGCTTAACCCTCCTTCCTCCAATCCAAGTACTGAATCAAGTTCTGAGCTAAACACGAATAATAACGATGCTGTAAATCCCCGAGAAGATCAAGAACTCACAAGACATATTTTTGACGAGAGCGAAATCTCACTCTACCTCAAAGCAGACTACACTAAGCGTCCCTATGCCAAAGGCTTATCGCATACAGCGCCCAAATCTGACTTACTTGGACTAGGGCTTGAACGCTTTCGCCTAGCGGATCTATCCGCACCAAATGACAAGAAAAATGCGACAGTCGCAAAAAATAGCTTGGCCATACGCTTGGAAAAAATCCATCAGCACTTGCCTCAGAGCAAAGTAGTAGGCACTGAACAAGCTCCGGATCACAAAAAGACGACTCCTATTATTGAAGTCAAAGAAATCCCACCCCCCGATTGCTGGTTTGAGCTCTTAACTGGCTTAAAAGAACAAAATCGTTCGATACTCGAACAGTGTAAACCCATCTATGAAGCTGGAACGAGCTTCATCATCCAAGCCTCACAGGACACTCTTTCAAATATCAAAGAAAAGAACGGCTTCTACGAATTCATACAAAAGAAACTCTCCGTCCTGACTGGCGAAAATGAATTAAAACTTCATCTCGTTAATAGCAGCCCAACAGCGACTGACAACCCAGACTCAAATACTTATTCAAACCCCGTGGTTGATCGCTACCAAGAATTCTTTTCCGCATCAATTTTAAGTATAAAAGATACTAAATGA
- the recR gene encoding recombination mediator RecR yields the protein MRLYPDQFQQAIETIASLPGIGKKGAEKMALAIYSWPESKLKHFATLIDSMQHDLHNCEQCGFFSQDDELCPICSDPKRLSEQICVVEQVSQLPVIEKSGSFKGLYHVLHGRLSPMRGIGPDDININKLLQRCKESHVHEVILATATDIEGQATASYIAKLLNEQGISTTRIAQGIPIGADLNYADAASIAMAINSRREL from the coding sequence ATGAGACTTTATCCTGATCAATTCCAACAAGCCATAGAAACCATTGCCAGCCTTCCCGGCATCGGTAAAAAGGGCGCCGAAAAAATGGCCCTAGCCATATACTCATGGCCGGAATCCAAGCTGAAACATTTTGCAACTCTCATTGATTCAATGCAGCATGACTTACATAACTGTGAGCAGTGCGGTTTTTTTTCACAAGACGACGAACTTTGCCCTATCTGCTCAGACCCGAAACGATTAAGTGAACAAATCTGCGTCGTCGAACAAGTCTCCCAATTACCCGTGATTGAAAAAAGTGGCTCATTCAAAGGCCTTTATCACGTACTTCACGGTAGACTAAGCCCCATGAGAGGCATTGGACCCGACGATATTAACATCAACAAACTCCTTCAACGCTGCAAAGAAAGCCATGTCCACGAAGTCATCCTGGCAACGGCTACAGATATTGAGGGTCAAGCGACTGCTTCATACATCGCAAAACTTTTAAACGAACAAGGCATAAGCACAACACGCATTGCTCAAGGAATCCCTATTGGGGCAGACCTGAATTATGCTGACGCTGCATCCATTGCCATGGCAATCAATTCAAGAAGAGAACTCTAA
- the pyrE gene encoding orotate phosphoribosyltransferase encodes MEQYKKDFIDFMVESQVLTFGDFTTKSGRKTPFFVNTGNYDTGKKISKLGEFYAETIKDRYGLEFDLVYGPAYKGIPLAVTISSAIYTMYDKNIGFTFNRKEVKKHGEGGSFVGYKLADKQKVIIVEDVITAGTAMRENLPILKEAADLSIEAIIVSVDRMEKGSGELSAIQEIEKDYQIPVHPIVNIDEVVEYLYKKEINGKVIINDEILASIKNYRSLYGI; translated from the coding sequence ATGGAACAATACAAAAAAGATTTTATTGATTTTATGGTAGAATCACAAGTTTTAACATTTGGTGATTTCACCACTAAATCTGGCCGTAAAACTCCTTTTTTCGTTAATACTGGCAACTATGATACTGGCAAGAAAATTTCTAAGCTCGGTGAATTCTACGCCGAAACAATCAAAGATCGCTATGGCCTCGAATTTGACTTAGTTTATGGCCCTGCCTATAAAGGCATCCCTCTAGCCGTGACCATTTCTTCTGCTATCTACACAATGTACGATAAAAACATTGGTTTTACCTTTAATCGTAAAGAAGTGAAAAAGCATGGTGAAGGCGGCTCTTTCGTCGGCTATAAACTCGCTGACAAGCAAAAAGTCATCATTGTAGAAGATGTTATCACTGCAGGCACTGCCATGCGTGAAAACCTTCCTATCTTAAAAGAGGCTGCTGACTTAAGTATCGAAGCCATTATTGTCTCCGTTGACCGTATGGAAAAAGGAAGTGGCGAACTATCCGCCATCCAAGAAATCGAAAAAGATTATCAAATCCCAGTTCATCCCATCGTAAATATTGACGAAGTTGTCGAATACCTCTACAAAAAAGAAATTAATGGCAAAGTCATCATTAATGATGAAATATTAGCTAGTATCAAAAACTATCGCTCACTCTACGGTATCTAA
- a CDS encoding flavodoxin family protein, whose amino-acid sequence MSKILILFHSNDGNTGKMADFVAEGAKQIEGAEIRCLSVDDASHEDLTWCDGIALGSPTNYGTVSHQMKMWWDKLPPEGWGKSDGKIGCAFSSGGAWGGGQELTCMTLLTILMNYGFLTFGVTDYVDKQFSPHYGSICAGEPREEKVKESCRRLGRRLAEWVSTLHHGNKHHHPLEQDYDRFKYLG is encoded by the coding sequence ATGTCAAAAATACTTATACTTTTCCATAGTAACGACGGTAACACAGGAAAAATGGCCGATTTCGTTGCGGAAGGCGCAAAACAAATAGAAGGCGCTGAAATTCGTTGCCTTTCAGTTGATGATGCCTCACACGAAGATCTCACATGGTGCGATGGCATAGCCTTAGGTTCTCCTACTAATTACGGAACCGTATCTCATCAAATGAAAATGTGGTGGGACAAACTCCCTCCAGAAGGTTGGGGGAAAAGTGACGGTAAAATCGGCTGTGCTTTCAGTTCTGGCGGCGCATGGGGAGGTGGCCAAGAACTCACCTGTATGACTTTACTCACTATTTTAATGAACTATGGCTTTCTAACTTTTGGTGTTACCGACTATGTAGATAAACAATTCTCACCACACTACGGAAGTATTTGTGCCGGTGAGCCACGCGAAGAAAAAGTTAAAGAATCCTGCCGACGCCTAGGCCGACGCTTAGCTGAATGGGTCAGTACTCTTCATCATGGGAACAAACATCATCATCCATTAGAACAAGATTACGACCGCTTCAAATACTTAGGTTAA
- the gcvT gene encoding glycine cleavage system aminomethyltransferase GcvT, whose translation MEIDQLQKTALLETHIKHGGRIVDFGGWALPVQFTSMIKEHKAVRSAAGLFDCSHMGQFFISGKDAYAYVQYMISNDLDKIAPGRGLYSGLLYENGTFVDDIIVYLEDKENIFIVVNASNIEKDFAWFESHKGNFDVSLENKSDEYSLLALQGPTASETVEKFFPGIYDGLETFGHAAIEFEGQSGYICRSGYTGEAGVEIIIKNEAAPALFDAIVEAGVLPCGLGSRDTLRLEKGFSLYGHEITDKTNALEAGLAWVCALNTKENFIGKAALEKIKAEGKSRKLIGFTVTERPIARDGEEFIDEEGNVIGLITSATHSPMLKQGIGLGYLPVGYDKDTVQIRTARKVITGTLCKRIFV comes from the coding sequence ATGGAAATCGATCAACTTCAAAAAACTGCTTTACTCGAAACACATATCAAACATGGTGGTCGTATCGTTGACTTCGGTGGCTGGGCTCTCCCCGTTCAATTCACATCTATGATCAAAGAACATAAAGCTGTTCGTTCCGCGGCAGGTCTCTTTGACTGTTCGCATATGGGGCAGTTCTTTATCTCAGGTAAAGATGCTTATGCATACGTTCAGTACATGATTTCCAATGACCTAGATAAGATCGCTCCTGGTCGTGGTCTGTATTCTGGTTTACTCTATGAAAACGGTACATTTGTTGACGATATTATCGTTTATCTCGAAGATAAAGAAAATATTTTCATCGTCGTTAACGCTAGTAATATCGAGAAAGACTTTGCATGGTTCGAATCTCATAAAGGCAATTTTGATGTAAGTCTCGAAAATAAGTCTGACGAATATTCACTGCTCGCGCTCCAGGGACCTACGGCTTCTGAAACGGTTGAGAAATTTTTCCCAGGTATCTACGATGGGCTCGAGACTTTTGGGCATGCAGCTATCGAATTCGAAGGTCAATCCGGCTATATTTGTCGTTCTGGTTACACGGGTGAAGCCGGTGTCGAAATTATTATCAAAAATGAAGCAGCTCCCGCTCTTTTCGACGCTATCGTTGAGGCAGGTGTACTCCCTTGTGGTTTAGGTTCACGTGATACACTTCGACTAGAAAAAGGTTTTTCCTTATACGGTCACGAAATCACTGACAAGACAAATGCTCTCGAAGCGGGTCTTGCGTGGGTTTGTGCTCTTAATACAAAAGAAAACTTCATCGGGAAAGCGGCTCTTGAGAAAATTAAAGCTGAAGGTAAATCTCGTAAATTGATTGGCTTCACTGTAACGGAGCGTCCCATTGCTCGTGATGGTGAAGAATTTATCGACGAAGAAGGCAATGTTATTGGCCTTATCACTTCTGCGACTCATTCTCCGATGCTCAAGCAGGGTATCGGTCTAGGTTATCTCCCTGTTGGCTACGATAAGGATACCGTTCAAATTAGAACGGCTCGTAAAGTAATCACTGGTACACTTTGTAAACGTATCTTCGTCTAG